The uncultured Celeribacter sp. genome includes the window ATCTGAGACCAAGGCGTCATAGACGATCACATCGGCCTGTCGCAGCGCATTGATGGCATGCAATGTCATCAGCCCGGGATCACCGGGGCCCGCGCCGCACAGCCAGACCCAGCCGGGCAGGATTTCGGGCCAGTCACCGACCGGAAGGGAAAGAGAAGATTCGCTCATACCCAAGTTATGACCAAGGCGTTGCGGTTTAGAAAGAGTGAAGACCAGCCGCAAGACCGCAGGCCACCGCCACGGCGCTCTTGCACAATCCGGCGCCATCGGCCATTCGTCGGCAGACGATATCATGGTAAAAAGGCTGGGTGATGATCCTTTTGTTGGCAGGCACGACCGAAGCACGCAATTTGGCGCAGCACCTTTTGTCTTCTGGGGTGGAGGCACTTGCGGTGCTGCCAGCGGGGTCGGAAGCGGAAAATGTCGAGGATCTGTCCGGCCTTGCGGCTGTACAGGTCAATTTTGCGGAGGCTGAGGCGTTTCAGGCCCTGTTTGACCGTCCCGATGTGCATGCGGTGATTGATGCCAGCGATCCTTTCGATGCGCAGACGACGGAACAGGCCGTCGCGCTGAGTGCGGCGCGGGCGCTGCCCTATCTGCGGTACGAGCGGGCAGGGTGGCGGTCCCAGCCCGGCGATGCATGGCATGAGGTCCCAGACTGGGCCACCGCCGGGGCGCAGCTGCCGGCGCGGGCGAATGTTTTTGTGCCGATTCCGCCGCGGGATCTGGCCTCGGTTTCGGCGCTTTGTGCACAATGCGACGGGATCAGCCTTCAGGTGTTTGCGGATGCACCCTCCGTGCCGCAGGCCACCCCGCTGGCGCAGGGGCGACCATCCTCTGATGCGCAGGCCGTTGCGCTGTTGCTGTCGATGTCGCCGGTCCGGATGGTGCTGGAAAACAGTGGCGATCAGGCGGGGCGGCGGTTGCTGAGCGCGGCGCGCCATGTGGGTGTGCCGGTCTTGCTGATTGCGCGCCCGCCGCAGCCGCCTGCAATGGAACGCCGAGAGCAGGTGCTCGATGCGCTTGAATGGGCGGAGGCGCAGGATGCCTATGCCTAGCGCGCCGCGCCGCATCCACTGCGCCGAGGACGTCGCCGAAGGCGCTGCCTATCTTGCGCAGATTGAACCGCGTTTTGCGTATGCGCTTGAACAAACAGGCCCTTTGCCATTGCGACGACGCAAAGATGGGTTTGAACAGCTTCTTGCCGCGATTGTCAGCCAGCAGATTTCGGTGGCGGCGGCCAATGGCATTTGGGCGCGCCTTAAGGCGGCGCGTCTGACCGGACCGCGCAAAGTGTTATGGGCCACGGAAGAGGATCTGCGCGCATGTGGGCTTTCACGTCAGAAGGTACGCTATGCCAAGGCGCTGGCAGAGGCCCGGATCGACTATCATGCCCTGCGCGAGGCACCCAGTTCCGAGGTGATCGCAACCCTGACCGAGGTGCCGGGGATCGGTGTCTGGACCGCCGAGATCTACGCCATGTTTTCGCTGGGGCATGCCGATGTCTTTGCTCCGGGTGATCTGGCACTGCAGGAGTCCGCAAGGTTGCTCTTCGATCTGGACGCGCGCCCCAAAGACCGTGCGTTTCGCGAGATGGCGGCCCTCTGGTCGCCATGGCAAGCAGTTGCAGCGCGACTGCTTTGGGCCTACTACCGTGTCGAGAAGCAACGCGAAGGGGTACGTTGATGGCGACTTTGACCAATCATATGAAAGACAGTGTGTCCGGGCGCGTCAGCTCGGTCGTGGTGTTCCTGCACGGCTATGGCGCGGATGCCAATGATCTGCTCAGCCTCGCTGATCCTCTGGGCGAACACATGCCGGATACGGTGTTTTTCGCCCCCGATGCGCCCGAGCGCTGCACCGGTAACCCGATGGGCTATCAGTGGTTTCCGATCCCGTGGATTGACGGTTCGTCCGAAGAAGAAGCCCGCGCGGGCATGATGCGTGCGGTGGATGAGCTTAACGACTATCTCGACAATCTGATGGTGGATTACGGGCTTGAGGCTGACCAGCTGGCGCTTGTGGGCTTTTCGCAAGGCACCATGATGGCGCTACATGTCGCACCGCGCCGCGAAGATGCGGTGGCCTGTGTTGTCGGCTTTTCCGGGCGCCTGATCGAACCGGAAATGCTGGAAGATGAGGCGCGGGTGAAAATGCCCGTTCTGCTGTTGCACGGGGACGAAGACGAAGTGGTCCCGCCGCAATCCCTGCCGCAGGCCGGCGAAGCCCTGCAGGCGGCTGGCTTCCCGACCTTTGCCCATATCATGCGCGGCACGGGGCATGGCATTTCTCCCGACGGCCTGTCGGTTGCGCTGGCCTTTCTGCGCGAACAACTGGGCTATGATGCCCCCTCGGACACCTGAGACGGCGGCGGCAGATGTCTGCGATCCGGCGATACATCTGCCGCCCGTCCGGTTTTTCAATTGAATTTTAACCACTCCCCTTGACCCCCGGGTTCGGAGTGTTACGTTTCCATTACGAACTTTGACTGGAGGGATCCACAATGGACATTCTCATGACTTCCGCAATCGCCTTTGGTGTGACAGCTGTCATGGTGGCCTATGCCCTTCGTTCGACTGGTGAACGTCTCCCTATCCGCATCCGTATTGAAGACCGCCGCCGCCGTTGAGCGACGCGGGATTGATCTGACGTTCGGCCCCGGTTTCACCGGGCTTGTCGGGCGGAACGGGTCTGGAAAGACGACTCTTCTGAAATTCATCGCAGGCCGGTCTGAGACCGGAACCGTCACCGGAGAGCTGTGTCTCTCGGGGCCAGTGCGCCTGCTTGACCAAACCCCAGATCCTGCCAGCTCTGTGGCGCAACTTTTTGGCTGTGCGGACGCGCTGCAGGATCTGGAGCATGCACTTGCGGGCACGCCCACCAAGGGCGCCTTTGACGACATCGACTGGACTTTGGGTGAACGTCTGGCTGCACAGCTGAGCCGGTTCGGTCTGGACGGCGTGCCGCCCGGTACGCTGATGGGACAGCTTTCGGGCGGACAGCAATTGCGCGCTGCTTTGGCGGCGGTGTTTTTCGATGCGCCCGATATCGTTCTTCTGGATGAGCCCACAAATAATCTGGATGCCGAGGGCCAGAAGCTTGTGCGCCAATGCCTTGCAGAGTTCGATGGTGTGGCGATTGTCGCCAGCCATGATCGCCGCCTGCTGGAGATGGCCGACCGGATCGTTTCTTTAGATCCTGATGGCGGAGCCAGAACCGTGGGCGGTGGATGGTCGGTCTTTGCTGCAGAACAGGCGCGCGCAACGGCGCGCTTGCAGCATGACGCGGAACAGATCGACCGTCATGTGCGTCAGCTCGACAGACAGACCGAGGAGGCCGCCACGCGGCAAGCCCGGCGGGCGCGTCAGGGCAAATCCCTGCGCGACGGATCACAGTCCAAAATGTTGCTCGACAAGGCCAGGGACGGGGCAGAAAGCCGTATGTCCGGTCGAAAGCACGCGGCAGAGACCCGGCGCGCGGCGGCTCTGGCCGATCAGCAGGGGATTGCCCGACAGATTGAGGTGATCACGCCCGTTGCCATGCCGCTGCCCGATATCATCGTTCCCTCCGGCAAACGGGTTCTGACGCTGGAGCAAGCGGTGTTTGGCGTTGGCCGGTTTCGCACCGCCCCGATCAGTTTTTCGTTGACAGGGCCGGAACGTGTCCAGATCCGAGGGGGGAACGGTACCGGGAAGTCGACGCTTATGCGCGGGATCATGGGGAGGCTGCCACCGGTTTCCGGACAGCTCACGCTGGCGGTGCCCGTGGCCATGCTGGATCAGGATGGCGGCTGGCAGGGGCAGGCGGGCAGCTTGCTTGAGGCAGCACAAACCCGGTTTCCCCAAGCGCCGCTCCGGGATATTCGAACGGCTCTGGCACAGGCGGGGTTTCGCGGGACGGCCTGCGACAAGCCGATCACAGCACTTTCAGGCGGGGAGCTGTTGCGTGCGGCGCTGGGATTGATCGCCTGCACCCCGCAACCACCCGGGCTGTTGCTGCTCGATGAACC containing:
- a CDS encoding ATP-binding cassette domain-containing protein: MPFVRLVNVSLSASVLKTAAAVERRGIDLTFGPGFTGLVGRNGSGKTTLLKFIAGRSETGTVTGELCLSGPVRLLDQTPDPASSVAQLFGCADALQDLEHALAGTPTKGAFDDIDWTLGERLAAQLSRFGLDGVPPGTLMGQLSGGQQLRAALAAVFFDAPDIVLLDEPTNNLDAEGQKLVRQCLAEFDGVAIVASHDRRLLEMADRIVSLDPDGGARTVGGGWSVFAAEQARATARLQHDAEQIDRHVRQLDRQTEEAATRQARRARQGKSLRDGSQSKMLLDKARDGAESRMSGRKHAAETRRAAALADQQGIARQIEVITPVAMPLPDIIVPSGKRVLTLEQAVFGVGRFRTAPISFSLTGPERVQIRGGNGTGKSTLMRGIMGRLPPVSGQLTLAVPVAMLDQDGGWQGQAGSLLEAAQTRFPQAPLRDIRTALAQAGFRGTACDKPITALSGGELLRAALGLIACTPQPPGLLLLDEPTNHLDLAALAALEAALKNWRGALIFVSHDAEFAENLRPTRVISLEPA
- a CDS encoding precorrin-6A/cobalt-precorrin-6A reductase — protein: MILLLAGTTEARNLAQHLLSSGVEALAVLPAGSEAENVEDLSGLAAVQVNFAEAEAFQALFDRPDVHAVIDASDPFDAQTTEQAVALSAARALPYLRYERAGWRSQPGDAWHEVPDWATAGAQLPARANVFVPIPPRDLASVSALCAQCDGISLQVFADAPSVPQATPLAQGRPSSDAQAVALLLSMSPVRMVLENSGDQAGRRLLSAARHVGVPVLLIARPPQPPAMERREQVLDALEWAEAQDAYA
- a CDS encoding alpha/beta fold hydrolase, producing the protein MATLTNHMKDSVSGRVSSVVVFLHGYGADANDLLSLADPLGEHMPDTVFFAPDAPERCTGNPMGYQWFPIPWIDGSSEEEARAGMMRAVDELNDYLDNLMVDYGLEADQLALVGFSQGTMMALHVAPRREDAVACVVGFSGRLIEPEMLEDEARVKMPVLLLHGDEDEVVPPQSLPQAGEALQAAGFPTFAHIMRGTGHGISPDGLSVALAFLREQLGYDAPSDT
- a CDS encoding DNA-3-methyladenine glycosylase 2 family protein → MPMPSAPRRIHCAEDVAEGAAYLAQIEPRFAYALEQTGPLPLRRRKDGFEQLLAAIVSQQISVAAANGIWARLKAARLTGPRKVLWATEEDLRACGLSRQKVRYAKALAEARIDYHALREAPSSEVIATLTEVPGIGVWTAEIYAMFSLGHADVFAPGDLALQESARLLFDLDARPKDRAFREMAALWSPWQAVAARLLWAYYRVEKQREGVR